Proteins encoded within one genomic window of Streptomyces profundus:
- a CDS encoding DUF6879 family protein: protein MRDSYMLDDPEFIAWQRGKRLDPTDRSAWWGGWHDVVHEAVARGVIVRRARIVSEPISDYVRYEYDGTFTNIVAGEFVRWLPRRQTTDLALPGADFWVFDEVQALFHHFTGEGQLDVDGREYTDDPARVKLCADAFEAVWGRAIPHEEYQPR from the coding sequence TTGCGTGACTCGTACATGCTGGACGACCCCGAGTTCATCGCCTGGCAGCGCGGCAAGCGGCTTGACCCCACCGACCGGTCGGCCTGGTGGGGCGGGTGGCATGACGTGGTCCACGAAGCCGTCGCACGTGGCGTGATCGTGCGACGGGCCCGGATCGTCTCGGAGCCGATCAGCGACTATGTGCGGTACGAGTACGACGGCACCTTCACGAACATCGTCGCCGGGGAGTTCGTTCGCTGGTTGCCGAGGCGGCAGACCACGGACCTCGCGTTGCCCGGTGCGGACTTCTGGGTGTTCGACGAAGTTCAGGCCCTGTTCCATCACTTCACCGGAGAAGGGCAGCTGGACGTGGACGGCCGGGAGTACACAGACGACCCCGCACGGGTGAAACTGTGCGCCGACGCCTTCGAGGCCGTCTGGGGACGTGCCATCCCGCACGAGGAGTACCAGCCCCGCTGA
- a CDS encoding adenosylhomocysteinase: MEPSEHARLDAYWRKIASEFAPDPTARPSSLLVTHLLPERPAFVRAVGAVSELRAVLPKPKSVVAAARREVEQSYRVDELTRERFSDPDDAVAYLESRAAGERIILLDVGGYFAPTLNELCTRFSGTVLGVVEDTENGHKRYASGEKLPCPVISVARSPLKDPEDFLVGQSVVFSAEALVRGRGDILHGRSAYVLGFGKLGSSIARLLHAKGVHVTVYDKDPVRRAQAMAQGFGVARDRDQALSAAGLVLCATGSLSLRGEDFPTLRNSAYVATVTSSEDELELSGLPAGYSRSAVGEHITRYETTGHYFYLLNGGEAVNFLHGASVGPFIFLVQAEIIAAARTFTRAELSPGMHEVPAADRSTIAAHWLNYWNR, translated from the coding sequence TTGGAACCCTCCGAGCACGCCCGGCTTGACGCCTACTGGCGGAAGATCGCGTCCGAGTTCGCGCCCGACCCCACCGCGCGTCCGTCCTCGCTGCTGGTAACCCACCTCCTACCCGAGCGGCCCGCGTTTGTGCGGGCGGTCGGTGCCGTTTCGGAACTTCGGGCCGTGCTGCCCAAGCCGAAGTCAGTGGTTGCTGCCGCTCGCCGCGAAGTTGAACAGAGCTACAGAGTCGATGAGTTGACCCGTGAGCGCTTCAGCGATCCGGATGATGCCGTTGCCTACCTGGAGAGTCGGGCGGCCGGCGAACGAATCATCCTGCTGGACGTAGGAGGGTATTTCGCCCCCACGCTGAACGAGCTGTGCACCCGATTCAGCGGGACTGTGCTCGGCGTGGTGGAGGACACGGAAAACGGACACAAGCGCTACGCCAGCGGCGAAAAGCTGCCGTGCCCGGTCATCTCCGTGGCGCGGAGCCCACTCAAGGATCCAGAGGACTTCCTCGTCGGACAGTCCGTCGTGTTCTCCGCCGAAGCACTTGTGCGTGGGCGGGGCGACATCCTGCACGGCCGCTCCGCGTATGTGCTCGGCTTCGGCAAGCTCGGCAGCTCGATCGCCCGTCTGCTGCATGCCAAGGGTGTGCATGTCACGGTGTACGACAAGGACCCCGTGCGCCGTGCCCAGGCCATGGCACAGGGGTTCGGTGTGGCCAGGGACCGGGACCAGGCATTGAGCGCGGCGGGCCTCGTGCTCTGCGCGACCGGATCCCTGTCGTTGCGGGGCGAGGACTTTCCGACGTTGCGGAACAGCGCGTACGTCGCCACGGTAACCAGTTCGGAGGACGAGCTGGAACTGTCCGGGCTGCCGGCCGGATACAGCCGGTCTGCCGTGGGCGAGCACATCACCAGGTACGAGACGACCGGGCACTACTTCTACTTGCTCAATGGGGGTGAGGCGGTCAACTTTTTACACGGTGCGTCTGTGGGACCGTTCATCTTCTTGGTGCAAGCGGAGATCATCGCGGCTGCCCGGACGTTCACGCGTGCCGAACTGTCCCCGGGGATGCACGAAGTCCCCGCAGCCGACCGGAGCACCATCGCGGCGCACTGGCTCAACTATTGGAATCGCTGA
- a CDS encoding helix-turn-helix domain-containing protein: MTDSPHSSAQGARRALASRLADLCRDAGLTGAELAERCGWSQSKSSRIKNARTPPSAEDIRAWCRACGAEDQTEDLIVSLRSAEGMWVDWRRMERAGLKQAQQAQLPLFERTHRFRSYSSWLVPGLIQTYGYTEAVLRAVQRRRVAVDDVTAAVAARMERQRVLFEAGRQFAFLMEESVLRNGLGGSDVLKGQLGHLLSVGSLPNVSLGVVPMGVERSRMPVEGFWIFDSAQVNVELVSGYLTVRRPSEMAMYTETFAQLAELAVYGRKARQLISQACHWIG, translated from the coding sequence ATGACGGATTCTCCTCACTCAAGCGCACAGGGAGCGCGGCGGGCTTTGGCGTCTCGCCTTGCGGATCTCTGCCGAGATGCAGGTCTGACCGGTGCCGAGCTCGCCGAGCGCTGTGGCTGGAGTCAGTCGAAGTCGTCCCGGATCAAGAACGCTCGAACGCCTCCGTCCGCTGAGGACATTCGCGCATGGTGTCGGGCGTGTGGGGCCGAGGACCAGACGGAGGACCTGATCGTATCCCTGCGATCGGCCGAGGGCATGTGGGTGGACTGGCGGCGCATGGAACGAGCGGGACTCAAGCAGGCGCAGCAAGCTCAGCTGCCGCTGTTCGAGCGCACTCACCGTTTCCGCTCGTACTCCTCCTGGTTGGTCCCCGGACTGATCCAGACCTACGGGTACACCGAGGCCGTGCTGCGTGCGGTGCAGCGACGCCGGGTAGCCGTGGATGACGTGACCGCCGCCGTGGCCGCCCGTATGGAGCGGCAGCGAGTGCTGTTCGAGGCGGGCAGACAGTTCGCCTTCCTCATGGAGGAGTCGGTTCTACGCAATGGCTTGGGCGGTTCCGATGTACTCAAAGGGCAGCTCGGGCATCTCCTCTCCGTCGGTTCGCTGCCGAACGTCAGCCTTGGCGTGGTCCCCATGGGCGTGGAAAGGTCCCGAATGCCGGTTGAGGGTTTCTGGATCTTCGATTCCGCACAGGTGAACGTCGAGTTGGTGTCCGGGTACCTGACGGTCAGGCGCCCCAGTGAAATGGCCATGTACACAGAAACGTTCGCCCAGCTTGCGGAGCTGGCTGTCTACGGAAGAAAGGCTCGTCAACTCATCAGCCAAGCTTGCCACTGGATCGGGTGA
- a CDS encoding class I SAM-dependent methyltransferase, protein MPAEHNYDHERELWDAYAESTRETVNGADAVFRWTQYSDHGPGVELLAGANSVLEIGCGTGRALAYLAQRGVKARGVDLSPAMVQQTTERWGPLGVEFVCGEVVEHLATDAATYDAIYSVFGAAWFVDPARLFPLVAERLNPGGVFVFSQPPAIPGAYGPQGMYKGGFAGPAMFTYRYSYTPDRWERFLSDAGLSGAHVGVLEAPEPGHIGTLIGRAEHR, encoded by the coding sequence GTGCCCGCAGAGCACAACTACGACCACGAGCGCGAACTCTGGGACGCCTACGCGGAGAGCACCCGAGAGACGGTCAACGGAGCGGACGCCGTATTCCGATGGACGCAGTACAGCGACCATGGGCCGGGAGTCGAGTTGCTCGCAGGCGCGAACAGCGTTCTTGAGATCGGATGTGGCACCGGCCGTGCGCTTGCCTATCTCGCTCAGCGAGGCGTCAAGGCAAGGGGTGTCGATCTGTCACCGGCCATGGTTCAGCAGACCACCGAGAGGTGGGGGCCGCTCGGTGTCGAGTTCGTCTGCGGGGAGGTCGTCGAACACCTGGCGACCGACGCCGCCACCTACGACGCGATCTACTCCGTCTTCGGAGCGGCGTGGTTCGTCGACCCCGCGCGGCTTTTCCCGTTGGTGGCCGAGCGGTTGAACCCCGGCGGGGTGTTTGTGTTCTCCCAACCTCCGGCCATTCCCGGTGCCTATGGGCCGCAGGGAATGTACAAGGGAGGATTCGCCGGGCCGGCCATGTTCACCTACCGCTACAGCTATACGCCCGACAGGTGGGAGAGGTTCCTGTCGGACGCGGGGCTGTCCGGCGCCCACGTCGGCGTCCTGGAGGCCCCCGAGCCCGGTCACATCGGGACCCTGATCGGCCGCGCCGAGCATCGATGA